Proteins co-encoded in one Metabacillus sp. KUDC1714 genomic window:
- a CDS encoding metal-dependent hydrolase produces the protein MKILRLGHAMYVFTTKKGNRYLVDPFFDMNPGCPSEYQTEEFLSKINGVLLTHGHFDHTSGLEKLRKANSSCLVLAQYELALILGQKGFENVYPINFGGSLNFGDIKATMVPARHSSSYGELEGSPIYAGESAGYILDFEDDHTLYHSGDTMIMTDMKLIQDLYQPSIAILSSSGQFTMGPKEAAYAVEHLLDVKFVIPSHTFPSENTAVSLESLNGLLQAFPVVGNMIGKDHELKDYLSNQQKTEVVIIGYGEEVTF, from the coding sequence ATGAAAATATTACGTTTAGGTCATGCGATGTATGTATTTACAACTAAAAAGGGAAATCGGTATTTAGTCGACCCATTTTTTGATATGAACCCAGGTTGTCCAAGTGAGTATCAAACAGAAGAATTTTTGTCCAAGATTAATGGAGTGTTATTAACACATGGACACTTTGATCATACAAGCGGACTTGAAAAATTAAGAAAAGCTAACTCGAGTTGTTTAGTATTAGCACAATATGAATTAGCACTGATTTTAGGTCAAAAGGGTTTTGAAAATGTTTATCCTATAAATTTTGGTGGATCTTTAAATTTCGGTGACATAAAAGCTACTATGGTACCTGCTCGTCACTCATCTAGCTATGGTGAATTAGAAGGAAGCCCCATTTATGCCGGAGAATCAGCAGGGTATATATTAGATTTTGAGGATGATCATACGTTGTATCATTCTGGCGATACAATGATTATGACGGATATGAAACTAATTCAAGATTTATATCAACCATCTATTGCGATTCTTTCTTCTTCAGGTCAATTTACAATGGGCCCAAAAGAAGCAGCTTATGCAGTGGAACACTTATTAGATGTTAAATTTGTAATCCCAAGTCATACATTTCCTAGTGAAAACACAGCAGTATCACTAGAATCTTTAAATGGATTATTACAGGCATTTCCAGTTGTGGGAAATATGATTGGAAAAGATCATGAACTCAAAGATTATTTATCAAACCAACAAAAAACTGAGGTTGTCATTATTGGGTATGGGGAAGAAGTGACATTCTAG
- a CDS encoding methylated-DNA--[protein]-cysteine S-methyltransferase has protein sequence MTKIYKLDYESPIGVIEIISTHEAISSILFSEGNKKENLLQAETLPVLTECYNQLDEYFKGHRQEFTFPYQFEGTDFQKTVWNALTKIPYAKTGSYKDIAVSIENKKAIRAVGSANGKNRLSIVIPCHRIIGSNGKLTGYAGGLWRKEWLLQHEKAHNI, from the coding sequence ATGACAAAAATATATAAATTAGACTATGAATCACCGATTGGCGTGATAGAAATAATCAGTACTCATGAAGCCATCAGTTCTATACTGTTTTCTGAAGGGAATAAAAAAGAGAATTTATTACAAGCTGAAACACTTCCAGTTTTAACAGAATGCTACAACCAACTTGACGAATACTTTAAGGGCCATCGCCAAGAATTTACATTCCCATATCAATTTGAAGGGACTGACTTTCAAAAAACAGTATGGAATGCTTTAACAAAAATACCTTACGCTAAAACGGGATCTTATAAGGATATAGCTGTTTCCATTGAAAATAAAAAGGCGATAAGAGCAGTAGGGAGTGCAAATGGGAAAAACAGGTTAAGCATTGTGATCCCTTGTCACAGAATAATCGGTTCAAATGGGAAATTAACCGGTTATGCAGGAGGTCTATGGAGGAAGGAATGGCTGCTTCAACATGAGAAAGCTCATAACATTTAA
- a CDS encoding DNA-3-methyladenine glycosylase 2 has product MNWIDHESYLEIYPPEEFNFEECLILLGRSNQEVLHQIKEGAVYKLIKIKDSLILCKIEYINNCINVEFPIRTPSILHRKKVGEYIWEWFDLAHDLEIFYQMASKDKILKKLAHKYFGLRIMCIPDLFEALVWAIMGQQINLPFAYTLKQRFVEQFGEFIIFEGQRFWLFPSFEKIASLDIDDLRKLQFTTRKAEYIIGIAKEMKSGKLTKKLLLQKQDYHQIQKSLILIRGIGAWTADYVMMKCLHQTSSFPIADVGLHNALKNLLSLKEKPTIEEIEEYAANWEGWQAYATFYLWRSLYDKNI; this is encoded by the coding sequence ATGAATTGGATTGATCATGAATCTTATTTGGAGATTTATCCTCCTGAGGAATTTAATTTTGAAGAGTGTTTAATTTTATTAGGAAGGTCTAATCAGGAAGTGCTTCATCAAATTAAAGAGGGAGCTGTATATAAACTAATAAAAATTAAAGACTCTTTGATTTTATGTAAAATAGAATATATCAATAATTGCATAAATGTTGAATTTCCAATCAGGACTCCATCTATTCTCCATCGTAAAAAAGTGGGAGAGTATATTTGGGAATGGTTTGATTTGGCTCATGATTTAGAAATATTTTATCAAATGGCTAGTAAGGATAAAATTTTAAAGAAACTTGCGCATAAATATTTTGGCTTAAGGATTATGTGCATTCCAGATTTATTTGAAGCGCTAGTATGGGCAATAATGGGACAGCAAATTAATTTACCATTTGCTTACACATTAAAGCAACGGTTTGTTGAACAATTTGGCGAATTTATAATTTTCGAAGGACAAAGGTTTTGGTTATTCCCATCATTTGAAAAAATTGCATCCTTAGATATAGATGATTTAAGGAAACTTCAATTTACTACTAGGAAGGCTGAATATATCATTGGCATTGCTAAAGAAATGAAAAGTGGCAAATTAACAAAAAAATTATTGCTTCAGAAACAAGATTATCATCAAATACAAAAATCATTAATCTTGATAAGAGGTATCGGAGCATGGACGGCAGATTATGTGATGATGAAATGCTTACACCAAACCTCCTCCTTTCCAATTGCGGATGTAGGTCTTCATAATGCCTTAAAGAATCTATTAAGTCTTAAGGAGAAACCGACTATAGAAGAAATAGAGGAATATGCAGCAAATTGGGAAGGTTGGCAGGCGTATGCTACCTTTTATCTATGGAGGTCCTTATATGACAAAAATATATAA
- a CDS encoding MBL fold metallo-hydrolase produces MSLQFSVLASGSTGNAIYVETENQSFLVDAGLSGKQMQNLFEQIGRDIKKLSGILVTHEHSDHIKGLGVLARKHKLPIYANEKTWQAMDGLIGEISTEQKFVFQTGTVKTFGSLDIESFGVSHDAAEPMFFAFNHQGKKLALITDTGYVSDKMKGTIRNADAFVFESNHDVSMLQMGHYPWSIKRRILSDVGHVSNEDAAIAMMDVIGDATKRIYLAHLSKDNNMKDLARMSVQQTLASKGFITGEQFDLYDTDPTTPTPLVAI; encoded by the coding sequence ATGAGCTTGCAGTTTAGTGTCCTTGCAAGCGGAAGTACGGGGAATGCAATCTATGTTGAGACTGAAAATCAATCATTTTTAGTGGATGCAGGATTAAGTGGTAAGCAAATGCAAAACTTATTTGAGCAAATAGGACGAGACATCAAAAAGCTATCAGGTATTTTAGTGACACATGAGCATAGTGATCATATAAAGGGTCTGGGCGTACTTGCTAGAAAACATAAGTTGCCAATATATGCAAATGAGAAAACATGGCAAGCTATGGATGGTTTAATTGGAGAAATTTCAACAGAGCAAAAATTTGTGTTTCAAACAGGAACAGTTAAAACATTTGGTTCACTGGATATTGAGTCCTTTGGTGTATCACATGATGCAGCTGAACCAATGTTTTTTGCTTTTAATCATCAAGGGAAAAAGCTAGCTTTAATTACCGATACTGGTTATGTAAGTGACAAAATGAAGGGAACAATCCGAAATGCGGATGCTTTTGTTTTTGAAAGCAATCATGACGTTTCTATGCTCCAAATGGGCCATTATCCTTGGAGCATAAAACGACGGATTTTAAGCGACGTTGGTCACGTATCGAATGAGGATGCTGCAATAGCGATGATGGATGTAATCGGAGATGCAACCAAACGAATTTATTTAGCTCATTTAAGTAAAGATAACAATATGAAAGATTTAGCTCGAATGTCTGTTCAGCAAACGTTGGCAAGTAAAGGCTTTATCACAGGAGAGCAATTTGATTTATATGACACAGATCCAACTACCCCGACACCGCTTGTAGCAATATAA
- the mmuP gene encoding S-methylmethionine permease produces MENESKQEFQRKMQARHLVMLSLGGVIGTGLFLSSGYTIQQAGPIGTILSYLIGALVVYLVMLCLGELSVHMPETGAFHSYATKYIGPGTGYTVAWLYWLTWTVALGSEFTAAGLLMQRWFPSINVWIWSVLFAIVIFVLNALTVKLFAESEFWFASIKVIAIVIFIILGVAAMVGFIPMTNSQPAPFFTNFVSAGLFPNGAFVIIMTMLAVNFAFSGTELIGIAAGETSDPEKTIPKAIRTTLWRLVIFFVGTIVVLSALLPISDAGVLESPFVAVLERIGVPYAADIMNFVILTAILSAANSGLYASSRMLWSLADKKTISPIFAKLTKRGVPIYAIIFSMLGGGLALLSSIIAPDTVYIVLVSISGLAVVAVWMSISASQFLFRKQFIKEGNSEKDLVYRAPLYPLVPIVSFILCLASCIGIAFDPTQRIALYCCIPFILFCYGSYYITQILKKRRVEYVEQNQPN; encoded by the coding sequence ATGGAGAACGAAAGTAAACAAGAATTTCAAAGAAAAATGCAAGCACGACATTTAGTAATGCTATCGCTTGGTGGAGTGATTGGAACTGGATTATTCTTAAGTTCTGGTTATACGATTCAACAGGCTGGTCCAATCGGCACAATTCTCTCATATTTAATTGGAGCATTAGTGGTTTATCTAGTCATGCTTTGTTTAGGTGAACTTTCAGTACATATGCCTGAGACAGGTGCGTTTCATAGCTATGCAACCAAATACATTGGTCCAGGGACAGGGTATACAGTAGCTTGGTTATATTGGCTAACCTGGACTGTTGCATTAGGTTCGGAATTTACGGCTGCAGGATTGCTAATGCAGCGATGGTTTCCATCAATCAATGTTTGGATATGGAGTGTTCTATTCGCAATTGTGATCTTTGTATTGAATGCTCTGACTGTTAAGCTTTTCGCTGAATCCGAATTCTGGTTTGCATCTATAAAGGTAATAGCAATTGTGATCTTTATTATTTTAGGAGTAGCAGCAATGGTAGGTTTTATTCCAATGACTAATTCGCAACCAGCACCATTCTTTACCAATTTTGTGAGTGCAGGTTTATTTCCTAATGGTGCTTTTGTAATTATAATGACGATGCTTGCAGTGAATTTTGCATTCTCGGGAACTGAATTAATAGGAATTGCAGCAGGAGAAACTTCAGATCCAGAAAAAACGATTCCAAAGGCAATTCGTACAACATTATGGAGATTGGTGATCTTTTTTGTAGGAACTATCGTTGTATTATCTGCGTTATTGCCTATCTCGGATGCAGGAGTATTAGAGAGCCCCTTTGTTGCAGTTCTTGAACGAATTGGTGTGCCATATGCAGCGGATATTATGAACTTTGTTATTTTAACAGCTATTTTATCTGCTGCAAACTCAGGTCTATATGCATCTTCTAGAATGCTTTGGTCACTTGCAGATAAGAAGACTATATCACCAATTTTTGCAAAATTGACAAAACGAGGTGTGCCTATATATGCAATCATTTTCAGCATGTTAGGCGGTGGTTTAGCTTTGTTATCAAGTATTATTGCACCAGATACTGTATACATAGTGCTTGTATCCATTTCGGGGCTAGCCGTGGTTGCAGTTTGGATGAGTATTAGTGCTTCACAGTTTCTATTTCGCAAACAATTTATAAAAGAAGGAAATTCAGAAAAGGACTTGGTCTATCGTGCACCATTATATCCTCTAGTACCAATCGTTTCGTTTATACTTTGCCTTGCTTCATGTATTGGAATTGCATTTGATCCTACACAACGCATTGCGCTGTATTGTTGCATTCCATTTATTTTGTTTTGCTATGGAAGTTATTATATAACACAAATTTTAAAGAAAAGGAGAGTAGAATATGTCGAACAAAATCAACCCAATTAA
- a CDS encoding CxxH/CxxC protein codes for MYCCEDHIELAIDMYVDEKELAPEIEKIDNNSKLSTSCEMCTNPAIYIVGN; via the coding sequence ATGTATTGTTGTGAAGATCATATTGAATTAGCGATTGATATGTATGTAGATGAAAAGGAATTAGCTCCAGAAATCGAAAAAATAGATAATAATAGCAAGTTATCCACAAGTTGTGAAATGTGTACAAACCCAGCTATATATATAGTGGGGAACTAA
- a CDS encoding glycoside hydrolase translates to MTKNKKLKFPLALSLSFLLLGSTVSNAKENNLAVPNSNIAQEIDINVEKKYQEIDGFGASGAWALDPIGSEWSEENKNKVADLLFSQDKGIGLSLWRFNIGAGSELTDKEIITDRFRRTESFKTAEQEPYDWDKQAGQQWFLQAAKERGVEEFIAFVNSPPVWMTKNGHGQPDPSVGSTNLKEENIDEYAKFLADVLEHFEQEQLPFNYISPINEPTWDWNYAGQEGNRYNIEDMKQVIRALNNELKNRDIETEIDAPEAVEYTSLLDDDIYSEFTGSDSQYSSGNASGTYPGKYREYIKEFLGDPEISEMIGNKISAHAYWSDYFSGEDRLIPLRKSVRENIDRYNTNAKIWMSEYCILGGHGHGRDLSIQTALDVARVIHYDMVETQASAWQWWLSVSPYDYKDGLIYTDYLNPGDEETIIESKLLWALGNYSRFVRPGAYRVDLQGANDKDGLMGSAYYHEEDTQLSIVLVNNSNETKPVNVNVDDLPGNKGAIQFKPYVTSENYDLEQLNLFPANKTFNVPPRSIVTLVAQ, encoded by the coding sequence ATGACAAAAAATAAAAAATTAAAATTTCCATTGGCTTTATCACTAAGTTTTTTATTACTTGGCTCAACGGTTAGTAACGCAAAAGAAAACAATTTAGCAGTTCCTAATAGCAATATCGCTCAAGAAATTGATATAAATGTAGAAAAGAAATATCAGGAAATTGATGGATTCGGCGCTTCTGGTGCTTGGGCTTTAGATCCAATTGGTTCCGAATGGTCAGAAGAAAACAAAAACAAAGTTGCCGATTTACTATTCTCACAAGATAAAGGAATTGGTTTATCGCTATGGCGTTTTAATATTGGCGCAGGTAGTGAATTGACAGATAAAGAAATTATTACAGATCGCTTTAGGAGAACAGAAAGTTTTAAAACAGCAGAACAGGAACCTTATGATTGGGATAAACAAGCTGGTCAGCAATGGTTTCTCCAAGCGGCAAAAGAACGAGGTGTTGAAGAATTTATTGCATTTGTGAATAGTCCGCCTGTATGGATGACAAAGAATGGACATGGGCAACCTGACCCTAGTGTAGGTAGCACAAATTTAAAAGAAGAAAATATTGATGAATATGCAAAATTTTTAGCTGATGTATTAGAACATTTTGAACAAGAACAATTGCCGTTTAACTATATAAGTCCGATTAATGAGCCTACATGGGATTGGAACTATGCTGGGCAAGAAGGAAATCGTTACAATATAGAGGATATGAAGCAAGTAATAAGAGCATTAAATAATGAACTAAAAAACCGAGACATTGAAACTGAAATTGACGCACCAGAAGCTGTAGAATATACATCATTACTTGATGACGATATATACTCTGAATTTACAGGTAGCGATAGCCAATATAGTAGTGGAAATGCTAGCGGTACATATCCAGGGAAGTACCGAGAATATATTAAAGAATTCTTAGGGGACCCCGAAATCAGTGAGATGATTGGAAACAAAATTAGTGCACATGCATATTGGTCTGATTACTTTTCAGGAGAGGATCGACTAATTCCGTTAAGAAAATCCGTACGGGAAAATATAGATCGATATAATACTAATGCAAAGATTTGGATGTCAGAGTACTGCATTTTGGGAGGTCATGGACATGGTCGAGACCTATCGATACAAACTGCACTCGATGTTGCTCGAGTCATTCATTATGACATGGTGGAAACACAAGCCTCAGCATGGCAATGGTGGCTATCTGTATCACCATATGATTACAAGGATGGTTTGATCTATACGGATTACTTAAATCCAGGGGATGAAGAAACAATCATCGAATCTAAGTTACTATGGGCGTTAGGTAATTACAGTCGGTTTGTTAGACCAGGGGCATATAGAGTCGACTTACAAGGAGCTAACGATAAGGATGGCCTAATGGGTTCAGCGTATTATCACGAGGAAGATACTCAGCTCTCTATTGTACTTGTAAATAACAGTAATGAAACAAAACCGGTGAATGTTAATGTAGATGATCTACCAGGAAATAAAGGAGCTATACAATTCAAACCATATGTGACTTCTGAAAACTATGACCTAGAACAGCTAAACTTGTTCCCTGCCAATAAAACATTTAATGTACCACCTAGATCTATCGTCACATTAGTAGCTCAATAA
- the rlmH gene encoding 23S rRNA (pseudouridine(1915)-N(3))-methyltransferase RlmH, producing the protein MNISIVTIGKLKEKYLKQGIDEYLKRLSAYAKIEVIELPDEKAPENLSETEMEQVKEKEGERILSKISDDTHVIALAIEGKMKSSEQLAKDLDQLATYGKSKIAFVIGGSLGLSHTVMKRANDKLSFSKMTFPHQLMRLILVEQVYRAFRINRGEPYHK; encoded by the coding sequence GTGAATATTTCAATTGTGACAATTGGCAAGCTGAAAGAAAAGTATTTAAAGCAAGGGATTGATGAATACTTAAAACGTCTTTCAGCTTATGCAAAGATAGAAGTAATAGAACTACCTGATGAAAAGGCTCCTGAAAACCTAAGTGAAACGGAAATGGAGCAAGTAAAGGAAAAAGAGGGAGAGAGGATACTAAGCAAAATAAGTGATGACACACATGTCATTGCTTTAGCAATAGAAGGAAAAATGAAATCCTCAGAACAGCTCGCAAAGGATCTAGATCAGCTAGCTACATATGGAAAAAGTAAAATTGCCTTTGTCATTGGTGGCTCACTCGGTTTAAGCCATACTGTTATGAAACGGGCCAATGACAAACTATCATTTTCAAAGATGACGTTTCCACATCAACTAATGAGGTTGATTTTGGTGGAACAGGTTTATCGGGCCTTTAGGATTAATCGGGGGGAACCGTATCATAAGTAA
- the mmuM gene encoding homocysteine S-methyltransferase, protein MSNKINPINAILRDHSIMILDGALATELEQHGCELDDPLWSARVLLENPELIYQVHSDYFRAGADCAITASYQATIDGFSMRGIQEKEALELIKKTVLLARRARDDFWKEEMQTIRPKPLVAASIGPYGAYLADGSEYVGNYGVTDETLAEFHRSRMSALIDAGADLLAFETIPSLQEAKVLDSLLKEFPETYAWLTFSLKNEKAISDGTLLEECSRVFEDSKQIVAIGINCVPVSFVTESINVLSANTKKPIIVYPNSGETYNPETKTWHGQESCNGLEYESKEWYHAGARIIGGCCRTAPHHIEEISKKWRPSED, encoded by the coding sequence ATGTCGAACAAAATCAACCCAATTAACGCTATTTTACGCGATCATTCAATCATGATTCTGGACGGTGCTCTAGCTACAGAGCTTGAGCAGCATGGGTGTGAATTGGACGATCCCCTTTGGTCTGCACGTGTTTTACTTGAAAATCCAGAATTGATTTATCAGGTTCATTCAGACTATTTTCGTGCTGGAGCAGACTGTGCGATAACTGCAAGCTACCAAGCTACTATCGATGGTTTTTCCATGCGTGGTATCCAAGAAAAAGAAGCTTTGGAGTTAATTAAGAAAACGGTATTACTTGCAAGAAGAGCAAGAGATGATTTTTGGAAGGAAGAGATGCAAACGATTAGACCAAAGCCATTGGTTGCTGCATCCATTGGTCCTTATGGGGCTTACCTTGCAGATGGTTCAGAGTATGTAGGAAATTATGGTGTTACAGATGAAACATTAGCAGAATTTCATCGTTCAAGAATGTCAGCGTTGATTGATGCAGGTGCTGATCTATTAGCATTTGAAACGATTCCTTCCCTGCAAGAAGCAAAAGTATTAGATTCATTATTAAAGGAATTTCCAGAAACATATGCTTGGCTAACTTTTTCTTTGAAAAATGAGAAAGCGATAAGTGACGGTACATTGCTCGAGGAGTGTTCGAGAGTGTTTGAGGACAGTAAGCAAATTGTTGCAATTGGTATCAATTGTGTACCAGTATCATTTGTCACAGAATCCATCAACGTGTTAAGTGCTAATACCAAAAAACCGATTATTGTTTATCCGAACTCTGGTGAAACCTATAATCCAGAAACTAAAACATGGCATGGTCAAGAATCATGTAACGGACTCGAATATGAATCTAAAGAATGGTACCATGCAGGGGCGCGTATAATTGGAGGATGTTGTAGAACAGCACCTCATCATATTGAAGAGATTTCAAAAAAATGGAGACCTTCTGAGGATTAA
- a CDS encoding bifunctional transcriptional activator/DNA repair enzyme AdaA: MVININLSFEEMWDKIIACDRKYDGLFFTAVKTTKIYCRPSCRSRKPKKVNVEFYHDINGVEEAGFRPCKRCQPEVEQSPHIEIVRRIITFLVNHYKQNLMLKDIADQVGLSPFYLERLFKQETSETPRTYLEKIRIDKAAHLLKCTAMTNLEICYEVGFQSPSNFYKVFRSLKNCSPSEYRKEFLNELD; this comes from the coding sequence ATGGTGATTAATATCAATCTTTCATTTGAAGAGATGTGGGACAAAATCATCGCTTGTGATCGTAAATACGATGGTCTATTTTTTACGGCAGTAAAAACAACTAAAATATATTGCCGTCCTTCATGCAGATCAAGGAAGCCAAAAAAAGTAAATGTAGAATTCTACCATGATATCAATGGAGTTGAAGAAGCTGGTTTTCGTCCTTGCAAAAGATGTCAGCCAGAAGTTGAACAATCCCCGCATATTGAGATTGTCAGAAGGATCATTACCTTCCTAGTCAACCATTATAAACAAAATTTGATGCTAAAAGACATAGCGGATCAAGTAGGCTTAAGTCCCTTTTATTTGGAACGCTTATTTAAACAAGAAACCTCTGAGACTCCGCGTACTTATTTAGAAAAAATACGCATCGATAAAGCAGCCCATCTTCTTAAATGCACAGCTATGACAAACTTAGAGATTTGTTATGAGGTAGGATTCCAGAGTCCTTCCAACTTTTATAAAGTGTTTCGAAGCTTAAAAAACTGTTCACCTAGTGAATATCGAAAGGAATTCCTAAATGAATTGGATTGA
- a CDS encoding two-component system regulatory protein YycI: protein MDWSKTKTIFILAFLILDIFLAIEFYELRGKRDYAVIQKTSIEDQLAAEDIVYNKLPEDVDKGFYITGKSKDFTLEEVSKLKNQTLILTNSNLSGESFRTLNMELKDPFSLPEVNLKSKVNQFLKENILSGELYHYWYRDEISNTIICIQQYKDKNIFQNKDDDHIAMVILYVNEEDEIFAYEQSMLVDIKEIEEKEAAVPAIKAIEALYNKNYLKSKSKIIQIQYGYYTHIPLTNQQILAPTWHIIVETDEEKREEYYVNALEGEVLQSAE, encoded by the coding sequence ATGGATTGGAGTAAAACTAAAACCATTTTTATTCTTGCATTCCTTATATTAGATATCTTTTTGGCGATTGAGTTCTATGAATTACGTGGTAAAAGAGATTATGCGGTTATTCAAAAGACATCAATAGAGGATCAGTTAGCTGCAGAAGATATAGTATATAATAAGTTGCCAGAAGATGTAGATAAAGGTTTTTATATTACAGGTAAAAGTAAGGACTTTACTCTAGAAGAGGTCAGTAAACTAAAAAATCAAACATTAATTTTAACAAATAGTAATTTAAGTGGAGAGTCCTTTAGAACATTAAATATGGAGCTTAAGGATCCTTTTTCTTTGCCTGAAGTAAATCTAAAGAGCAAAGTAAATCAGTTCTTAAAAGAAAACATTCTCTCTGGAGAGCTTTATCACTACTGGTATAGGGATGAAATATCTAATACAATTATCTGTATTCAACAGTACAAAGATAAAAATATTTTTCAAAACAAAGATGATGATCACATTGCAATGGTGATCCTTTATGTAAATGAGGAAGATGAGATATTCGCATACGAACAGTCCATGCTTGTAGATATAAAAGAGATTGAAGAAAAGGAAGCTGCTGTTCCTGCTATAAAGGCAATTGAAGCTTTATATAACAAAAACTATTTAAAGTCTAAGAGTAAAATCATACAGATCCAATATGGATATTACACACATATTCCACTTACAAATCAACAAATATTAGCACCAACTTGGCATATTATTGTTGAAACGGATGAAGAAAAGAGAGAAGAGTATTACGTTAATGCCTTAGAGGGAGAAGTTTTACAATCAGCAGAATAG
- a CDS encoding S1C family serine protease, giving the protein MVIVVGYYDQDYENYNSKRQKGNRGGWFLAGLVGAILGGLLMLFALPALSNFNFLPYDMDLSGEVDQQEDGIASTGEVKNVSVEVNTAITGIVDEVSDAVVGVVNLQEAGFWNETGEAGTGSGVIYKKDGKNAFVVTNHHVIAGASQVEISLSDGTRVPAEILGSDELTDLAVLRVDSEKIKQVAQFGDSDKVKPGEPVIAIGNPLGLQFSGSVTQGIISGTERAIPIDSNGDGQVDWNAEVIQTDAAINPGNSGGALINIDGKVIGINSMKIAQSAVEGIGLAIPANLAIPIIDDLETYSEVRRPYMGIAMRSLNEVSSYHWEQTLKLPKDIESGIVVMSVEPISPAAQAGLQELDVITEFAGQEVKDIIELRKILYKQEVGNTVEFTYYRGGEKQTGKMKLGEQDVLGS; this is encoded by the coding sequence ATGGTGATAGTTGTGGGCTATTATGATCAAGATTATGAAAACTATAATTCTAAAAGACAAAAGGGAAATCGCGGCGGATGGTTTTTAGCAGGATTGGTAGGAGCCATTTTAGGTGGATTACTAATGTTATTTGCTTTACCTGCTTTATCAAATTTCAATTTTTTACCTTATGATATGGATCTTAGCGGAGAAGTGGATCAACAAGAAGATGGTATAGCTTCAACTGGCGAGGTTAAAAATGTATCTGTTGAGGTAAACACGGCTATTACAGGTATAGTTGATGAGGTCTCAGATGCAGTTGTTGGAGTTGTAAATCTTCAAGAGGCAGGCTTTTGGAATGAAACAGGTGAAGCAGGAACAGGATCAGGCGTCATTTACAAAAAAGACGGCAAAAATGCTTTTGTTGTAACAAACCACCATGTTATTGCAGGTGCGTCACAAGTTGAGATTAGTTTAAGTGATGGTACAAGGGTTCCCGCTGAGATCCTAGGAAGCGATGAATTAACTGATTTAGCTGTATTACGTGTAGATAGTGAAAAGATCAAACAAGTTGCTCAATTTGGAGACTCGGATAAGGTAAAACCAGGTGAACCAGTCATTGCGATAGGAAATCCATTAGGTTTACAATTTTCTGGATCTGTTACACAAGGGATTATCTCTGGTACAGAAAGAGCCATTCCAATCGATTCAAATGGTGATGGTCAAGTGGATTGGAATGCAGAGGTTATCCAAACAGATGCGGCAATAAACCCAGGTAATAGCGGTGGTGCACTTATTAATATCGATGGGAAAGTGATCGGGATTAACTCAATGAAAATTGCTCAATCAGCAGTAGAAGGAATTGGCCTAGCAATTCCAGCAAATCTTGCAATTCCAATTATTGATGACCTTGAAACATATAGCGAAGTAAGACGCCCATATATGGGAATTGCCATGAGATCATTAAATGAAGTTTCGAGTTATCATTGGGAGCAAACATTAAAGCTACCTAAAGATATTGAATCAGGAATCGTTGTTATGAGTGTTGAACCAATTTCACCAGCAGCTCAAGCTGGTCTACAGGAGCTTGATGTGATAACTGAATTCGCCGGTCAAGAAGTGAAAGACATTATTGAGCTAAGAAAAATCCTATATAAGCAAGAGGTAGGAAACACGGTTGAATTCACGTATTATCGAGGCGGAGAAAAGCAAACTGGAAAGATGAAATTAGGGGAACAAGATGTACTAGGGAGCTGA